The following coding sequences are from one Prionailurus viverrinus isolate Anna chromosome D2, UM_Priviv_1.0, whole genome shotgun sequence window:
- the TACR2 gene encoding substance-K receptor, translating to MHPRALFFSSISGQGIRAQEERGVRPLIPDPEAAMAACDFVTDANISPGLESNATGITAFSMPGWQLALWATAYLALVLVAVTGNATVIWIILAHQRMRTVTNYFIVNLALADLCMAAFNAVFNFVYASHNIWYFGRAFCHFQNLFPITAMFVSIYSMTAIAADRYVAIVHPFQPRLSARGTRAVIAGIWLLALALAFPQCFYSTITTDQGATKCAVVWPEDNGGKMLLLYHLVVIALIYVLPLVVMLFAYSVIGLTLWRREVPRHQTHGASLRHLQAKKKFVKTMVLVVVTFAVCWLPYHFYFILGSFQEDIYYHKFIQQVYLALFWLAMSSTMYNPIIYCCLNHRFRSGFRLAFRCCPWVTATEEDKIELTHTPSLSVKVNRCHTKETFFMAGDTAPSEATNGPAGGPQDGLPTEP from the exons ATGCACCCAAGAGCACTCTTCTTCTCTAGCATATCTGGGCAGGGCATCAGGGCTCAGGAGGAGCGAGGAGTCAGGCCCCTCATCCCAGACCCAGAGGCCGCCATGGCGGCCTGTGATTTTGTGACTGACGCCAACATCTCGCCCGGCCTTGAGAGCAACGCCACGGGGATCACGGCCTTCTCCATGCCCGGCTGGCAGCTGGCGCTGTGGGCCACGGCCTACCTGGCCCTGGTGTTGGTGGCCGTGACGGGCAATGCCACGGTCATCTGGATCATCCTGGCCCACCAGAGGATGCGCACGGTCACCAATTATTTCATTGTCAACCTGGCCCTGGCTGACCTCTGCATGGCCGCCTTCAATGCCGTCTTCAATTTCGTCTACGCCAGCCACAACATCTGGTACTTCGGCCGTGCCTTCTGCCACTTCCAGAACCTCTTCCCCATCACGGCCATGTTCGTCAGCATCTACTCCATGACCGCCATAGCCGCTGACAG GTACGTGGCCATCGTCCACCCCTTCCAGCCGCGGCTCTCAGCCCGCGGCACCAGAGCGGTTATTGCAGGCATCTGGCTGCTGGCCCTGGCCCTCGCCTTCCCCCAGTGCTTCTACTCCACCATCACCACGGACCAGGGCGCCACCAAGTGTGCGGTGGTCTGGCCCGAAGACAATGGCGGCAAGATGCTCCTTTT GTACCACCTCGTGGTGATCGCCCTCATCTACGTGCTGCCTCTCGTGGTGATGCTCTTCGCCTACAGTGTCATCGGCCTCACGCTCTGGAGACGCGAGGTCCCCAGGCACCAGACGCACGGCGCCAGCCTGCGCCACCTGCAGGCCAAGAAGAAG TTTGTGAAGACcatggtgctggtggtggtgacCTTCGCCGTCTGCTGGCTGCCCTATCACTTCTACTTCATCCTGGGCAGCTTCCAGGAGGACATCTACTACCACAAGTTCATCCAGCAGGTCTACCTGGCGCTCTTCTGGCTGGCCATGAGCTCCACCATGTACAATCCCATCATCTACTGCTGCCTCAACCACAG GTTTCGCTCCGGATTCCGGCTTGCTTTCCGTTGCTGCCCATGGGTCACGGCGACTGAGGAGGATAAGATTGAGCTGACTCACACTCCATCCCTCTCTGTGAAGGTCAACAGGTGTCAcactaaagagacttttttcatGGCTGGGGACACAGCCCCCTCCGAGGCTACCAATGGGCCGGCCGGGGGCCCCCAAGACGGGCTGCCTACTGAACCCTGA